The following coding sequences lie in one Kribbella sp. NBC_00709 genomic window:
- a CDS encoding rhomboid family intramembrane serine protease: MTTRTAPRSPLAARAFGPPRPLLTAAVFLVTLACGIAQLVHRPLYEYVVRDASRIDHGQWYRLLTGMFFQDGWASGLVSNLILLAVFGAVAERVFGRWRWLVLYFVCGWFGQLMSYLWLNPVGAGNSMCVAGLIGGLATVIILAPSRYGVTPPLQFRIMAFAVPVLAVVDTIVQDNHGLPCLLGMVLGFFLLPGDTRRPMVSAIDS, from the coding sequence GTGACCACTCGCACCGCACCTCGTTCCCCGCTCGCAGCACGCGCGTTCGGCCCGCCCCGGCCGTTGCTGACTGCCGCCGTGTTCCTGGTGACGCTGGCCTGCGGCATCGCGCAGCTGGTGCACCGGCCGCTCTACGAGTACGTCGTACGGGACGCCTCTCGGATCGACCACGGGCAGTGGTACCGGCTGCTGACGGGCATGTTCTTCCAGGACGGCTGGGCATCCGGACTCGTCTCGAACCTGATCTTGCTGGCGGTCTTCGGCGCGGTTGCCGAGCGTGTGTTCGGCCGTTGGCGGTGGCTGGTCCTCTACTTCGTCTGTGGATGGTTCGGGCAGCTCATGAGCTACCTCTGGCTGAACCCGGTGGGCGCAGGCAACTCGATGTGCGTCGCCGGCCTGATCGGCGGGCTCGCCACGGTGATCATCCTCGCCCCGAGCCGGTACGGCGTCACGCCGCCGCTGCAGTTCCGCATCATGGCCTTCGCGGTCCCTGTGCTGGCCGTGGTCGACACGATCGTGCAGGACAACCACGGCCTCCCCTGTCTGCTCGGCATGGTCCTGGGCTTCTTCCTCTTGCCAGGCGACACACGCAGGCCTATGGTTTCGGCCATCGACAGCTGA
- a CDS encoding cupin domain-containing protein has translation MSIHATADEVREELADMGNTAFSTKAVYGNASSLLIATRPAGYHSRPHRHDCEQLNWLQSGALWVMIEDRAVLMQAGDFLRVPANARHWSWNKFDAPAVLVEVHTPGLQDDPLVKAFAVGLFDDDETPAYLGAPVNEFLPEDTDFDPSIAEGWVR, from the coding sequence ATGTCGATTCACGCCACGGCGGACGAGGTCCGCGAAGAACTGGCCGACATGGGCAACACCGCCTTCAGTACGAAGGCTGTCTACGGAAACGCGTCGTCGCTACTGATCGCGACGCGTCCCGCCGGCTATCACTCCCGCCCGCACCGGCACGACTGTGAGCAGTTGAACTGGCTGCAGTCGGGAGCGCTGTGGGTGATGATCGAGGACCGAGCGGTGCTGATGCAGGCGGGCGACTTCCTGCGGGTCCCCGCGAACGCGCGGCACTGGTCGTGGAACAAGTTCGACGCCCCGGCCGTCCTGGTGGAGGTCCACACTCCGGGCCTGCAGGACGATCCCCTGGTCAAAGCCTTCGCCGTCGGCCTCTTCGACGACGACGAGACGCCGGCGTACCTCGGTGCCCCGGTCAACGAGTTCCTCCCCGAGGACACCGACTTCGACCCGAGCATCGCCGAGGGGTGGGTACGGTGA